One genomic segment of Desertifilum tharense IPPAS B-1220 includes these proteins:
- the dnaN gene encoding DNA polymerase III subunit beta produces MKLVCTQSDLSNNLSLVSRAVPSRPTQPVLANVRLVADEQTQTLSLTAFDLSLGIRTTFSATVEESGDITLPAKLLNDIVSRLPGGEITLTDETGVAVATLICATGRYQVRGMGSEDFPELPLIEGGEVLELPSNLLIEGLRGTLLATSADETKQVLTGVHLTVQNDTLEFAATDGHRLAVVKTAKAEALDPTSSHAFEVTVPARALRELEKMVGMHKEDSEITLHFDQGQVIFELPQQRLTARTLDGQYPAYNQLIPNQFQRQVTLDRRQLISAVERIAVLADQKNNIVKFSLDAENQQLTLSVDAADVGSGKESLSAEISGESLDIAFNVKYLVEGLKAIPSSELQMQLNAPTTPVILSPIGAVQMTYLIMPVQLRS; encoded by the coding sequence ATGAAACTGGTCTGTACCCAAAGCGATCTCAGCAACAACCTCTCCCTAGTCAGCCGCGCCGTTCCCTCACGGCCAACTCAACCCGTTCTCGCCAACGTGCGGCTAGTCGCCGACGAACAGACACAAACCCTGAGCCTGACGGCCTTCGATCTCAGCTTAGGCATTCGCACCACCTTTAGCGCCACGGTAGAAGAATCAGGAGATATCACCCTACCCGCCAAACTCCTCAACGATATTGTTTCTCGCCTGCCAGGGGGCGAAATTACCCTCACCGACGAAACAGGCGTTGCTGTCGCCACCTTAATTTGTGCGACTGGACGCTATCAAGTCCGGGGGATGGGTTCAGAAGATTTCCCCGAACTGCCCTTAATTGAAGGTGGAGAAGTCCTAGAGTTACCCAGCAACCTCCTCATCGAAGGCTTGCGCGGTACCCTGCTGGCAACGAGCGCCGACGAAACCAAACAAGTCCTGACAGGCGTCCACTTAACCGTACAAAACGATACCCTAGAATTCGCCGCCACTGATGGCCATCGCCTCGCTGTGGTGAAAACGGCTAAAGCAGAAGCACTCGATCCAACTTCAAGTCACGCCTTTGAGGTGACAGTCCCTGCCAGAGCCTTGCGCGAACTAGAGAAAATGGTAGGAATGCATAAAGAAGATAGCGAGATTACCCTGCATTTCGACCAAGGACAGGTGATTTTTGAACTGCCCCAACAGCGGCTAACCGCACGCACCCTAGACGGACAATACCCCGCCTACAATCAATTGATTCCCAATCAGTTTCAACGCCAAGTCACCCTCGATAGACGCCAACTGATTAGCGCGGTTGAACGGATCGCCGTCCTCGCCGATCAGAAAAATAATATCGTCAAATTCAGTCTGGATGCGGAAAATCAGCAGCTAACCCTTTCTGTAGATGCAGCCGACGTGGGAAGCGGGAAGGAGTCTCTAAGCGCAGAAATCTCTGGAGAAAGCTTAGATATCGCTTTTAATGTCAAATATCTGGTAGAAGGCCTCAAAGCAATTCCCTCTAGCGAATTGCAAATGCAACTGAACGCCCCTACAACTCCCGTGATTCTCTCCCCCATTGGCGCGGTGCAAATGACCTACCTGATTATGCCCGTGCAACTGCGCTCCTAG